The Candidatus Nomurabacteria bacterium genome has a segment encoding these proteins:
- a CDS encoding RpiB/LacA/LacB family sugar-phosphate isomerase: MKIYLGTDHAGFETKEKVKNILSTSGYDVEDLGALSFDKDDDYPDYVSKVGDAVSKDAGSFGFVFGKSGQGEAMVSNRYSGVRAGVFYGGNIEIVKLLRKHNNANVLSIGGGFVEDSYLEEIIKTFLETPFSGEERHARRISKF, translated from the coding sequence ATGAAAATTTATCTAGGAACAGACCATGCAGGTTTTGAGACAAAAGAAAAAGTAAAAAACATACTATCTACTTCTGGATACGACGTAGAAGATCTCGGAGCTCTTTCTTTTGACAAAGATGACGACTATCCAGACTATGTTTCAAAAGTCGGCGATGCTGTATCGAAAGATGCTGGAAGTTTCGGATTTGTATTTGGAAAAAGCGGTCAAGGAGAAGCTATGGTTTCCAATAGATATAGTGGTGTTAGAGCTGGTGTTTTCTATGGAGGGAACATAGAGATAGTAAAACTACTACGAAAACACAACAATGCAAATGTACTTTCTATTGGAGGTGGTTTTGTAGAAGATTCTTACTTAGAAGAAATAATAAAAACTTTTTTAGAAACGCCTTTTTCGGGTGAAGAAAGACACGCTAGAAGAATTTCAAAGTTTTAA
- a CDS encoding YceI family protein, producing the protein MTKKITIAVLLIILVGGAYLAFSVKPDNIVPFAEVGNKAVDETTLTVEEDVVDNQVAQRGRQYSASISFVGFGPGKEHKGTIDSVTSTFATDESMVFSGEIVADVNSINTGIDLLTTDLKSDRFFDTTTYPEATFKITGNTDTTVTGNLTVHGVTKEITVPFTTTGEGFSSNFNIDMKDFGINQTLANEVVELTINLN; encoded by the coding sequence ATGACAAAAAAGATAACAATTGCAGTTCTACTAATAATCCTTGTTGGAGGTGCGTATCTCGCTTTTTCAGTAAAACCAGACAACATAGTTCCTTTTGCAGAAGTAGGGAACAAGGCAGTAGACGAAACAACTCTAACCGTAGAAGAGGATGTAGTAGATAACCAAGTAGCACAAAGAGGACGACAATATAGCGCTAGTATAAGTTTTGTGGGATTCGGTCCAGGAAAAGAACACAAAGGAACGATAGATTCTGTAACTAGTACTTTTGCGACAGATGAATCTATGGTTTTCTCTGGAGAAATAGTAGCGGACGTGAACAGTATAAACACAGGAATTGACCTACTTACTACTGATCTAAAATCAGACCGATTCTTTGATACGACAACTTATCCTGAAGCAACTTTCAAGATCACAGGTAACACAGATACAACCGTAACTGGAAACCTAACCGTTCATGGTGTTACAAAAGAAATAACAGTACCATTTACCACTACAGGCGAAGGATTTTCTTCCAACTTCAATATAGACATGAAAGACTTTGGGATAAACCAAACTCTTGCAAATGAAGTTGTAGAATTAACAATAAATCTAAATTAA
- a CDS encoding four helix bundle protein encodes MKTYKELIVWQKSIELVEEVYKLTRAFPEHESFGLISQMRRAAVSIPSNIAEGRMRGSESEFKRFLFIAFASGAELETQIIISKKLPETSNLDYNKIDSILLEIMKILNKLTSKN; translated from the coding sequence ATGAAAACTTACAAAGAGCTTATCGTTTGGCAAAAATCTATAGAGTTAGTTGAAGAAGTTTATAAGTTGACAAGGGCATTTCCCGAACACGAATCATTTGGTCTTATTTCACAAATGAGAAGGGCTGCTGTTTCAATACCCTCAAATATTGCAGAAGGAAGAATGAGGGGCAGTGAATCTGAGTTTAAGAGATTTTTATTTATAGCATTTGCATCTGGTGCAGAACTAGAAACTCAAATAATAATCTCTAAAAAACTACCGGAAACATCCAATTTAGATTATAATAAAATTGACTCTATCTTATTGGAAATAATGAAAATTTTGAATAAACTAACTTCTAAAAACTAA
- a CDS encoding transketolase: protein MELTDERIKKIEEKANDIRVSTIEMLLEAGSGHTAGPLGMADIFSALFFEILKHDPKNPDWEERDRLVLSNGHICPVYYATMAHAGYMPLEELKTLRKLGSRLQGHPHREFMPWIETSSGPLGSGLSQAAGMAIADRIDNGVKSNKYFYCLTGDGELNEGNNWEAIMLAGKEGLHNLIAIVDRNNIQIDGYTEDVMPLDSLKKKWESFNWHVEEIDGHNIEEIIDAVNKAKAVFEKPSVIIARTIPGKGVHEFERDYTWHGKAPNKEEADMALKELRTLGGQIRSEHE from the coding sequence ATGGAACTAACTGACGAGAGGATAAAAAAAATAGAAGAGAAAGCAAACGATATAAGAGTTTCAACTATCGAAATGCTTCTCGAGGCAGGAAGTGGTCACACCGCTGGACCTCTTGGTATGGCAGATATATTTTCTGCTTTATTTTTTGAAATACTAAAACATGATCCCAAAAACCCAGATTGGGAAGAGAGAGATAGATTGGTCCTCTCAAATGGACACATATGTCCAGTTTATTATGCAACAATGGCACATGCTGGGTATATGCCCCTAGAAGAGCTCAAAACGCTCCGTAAGCTAGGCTCTAGACTCCAAGGACATCCTCATAGAGAATTTATGCCGTGGATAGAAACAAGCTCTGGGCCACTTGGAAGCGGTCTGTCACAGGCAGCTGGTATGGCAATCGCCGACAGAATAGACAATGGAGTTAAGAGTAATAAGTATTTCTATTGTCTCACTGGTGACGGAGAGCTAAACGAGGGCAATAACTGGGAAGCTATAATGCTTGCAGGAAAAGAAGGCCTACATAACTTGATCGCAATAGTAGACAGAAATAATATTCAGATAGATGGCTACACAGAAGATGTCATGCCGCTAGATTCGCTCAAGAAAAAATGGGAATCTTTCAATTGGCATGTAGAAGAAATAGATGGTCACAATATAGAAGAAATAATAGACGCAGTAAACAAAGCAAAAGCGGTCTTTGAAAAACCATCTGTAATAATCGCAAGAACTATTCCCGGTAAAGGTGTGCACGAATTCGAAAGAGATTACACTTGGCACGGCAAGGCTCCAAACAAAGAAGAAGCAGATATGGCCCTCAAAGAACTAAGAACTCTAGGAGGACAAATTAGAAGCGAACATGAATAG
- the gap gene encoding type I glyceraldehyde-3-phosphate dehydrogenase yields MSKTYKVAINGFGRIGRAFFKLSWDRPEIEVVAINDLGSIDSLTYLLKYDTVYRTWGHEVTNDGENIIVDGRKVKFISSKEPAGLPWGEMDVDIVIESTGLFTSYEKSKFHLDQGAKRVVISAPSKDGEGEQKSETILLGVNEDRFGTCDITSNASCTTNASSPLIAILHETVGIEKALLNTVHGYTASQALVDGPSKKDLREGRAAAQNIVPSSTGAAIAVTKAFTELTGKFDGISTRVPVPAGSIVDITFLAKRDTSAEEINQILKDAAGTDRWSKIFSVTEEPLVSSDILGRTHASIADLAMTRVVDGNLVKVMGWYDNEMGYTATLVDHAIKTGETIN; encoded by the coding sequence ATGTCAAAAACATACAAAGTAGCAATAAACGGATTCGGTCGAATAGGTAGAGCATTCTTCAAATTGTCTTGGGATAGACCAGAGATAGAAGTGGTAGCTATAAACGACCTCGGATCGATAGATTCACTAACTTACTTACTAAAATACGACACTGTTTACCGAACTTGGGGACATGAAGTAACAAATGATGGAGAAAATATAATCGTAGATGGAAGAAAAGTAAAATTTATCTCTAGCAAAGAACCAGCGGGTCTACCGTGGGGAGAAATGGATGTAGATATCGTAATAGAATCTACTGGACTATTTACTTCATACGAAAAATCAAAATTTCACCTAGACCAAGGTGCAAAGAGGGTTGTGATAAGCGCACCTTCAAAAGATGGAGAAGGTGAACAAAAATCTGAAACAATCCTACTTGGAGTAAACGAAGACAGATTTGGAACATGTGATATCACAAGTAACGCTTCTTGTACTACAAACGCATCTAGCCCACTTATCGCTATACTTCACGAAACAGTTGGTATAGAGAAAGCTCTACTAAATACCGTTCATGGATACACTGCATCTCAAGCTCTTGTTGATGGACCTAGCAAAAAAGATTTGCGCGAAGGTCGCGCTGCGGCACAAAACATAGTCCCTAGTAGTACTGGTGCAGCTATCGCTGTAACAAAAGCATTTACAGAACTTACTGGAAAGTTTGACGGCATATCTACAAGAGTTCCTGTTCCAGCGGGATCAATCGTAGACATAACATTTTTGGCAAAAAGAGATACCAGTGCCGAAGAAATAAATCAGATCTTGAAAGACGCTGCCGGCACAGACAGATGGTCCAAAATATTCTCTGTTACAGAAGAACCTCTTGTGTCTAGTGACATACTAGGTAGGACACATGCATCTATCGCAGACCTAGCTATGACAAGAGTAGTAGATGGAAACCTTGTAAAAGTGATGGGTTGGTATGATAACGAGATGGGATACACAGCAACCCTTGTCGATCACGCTATAAAAACAGGAGAAACGATAAACTAA
- a CDS encoding SMC-Scp complex subunit ScpB, with protein MNNQENQNKLEALLFFKGTSVSKKEAGKILGLDASSLQEAINSLKESYQGKGSLLLVENDEYIEIRLEKEIFDMFTEKEREELKKDLTKSALETLSIIIYKNGATRSEIDYIRGVNSTFILRSLMIRGLVEKRTAEEDSRKVIYYPSIDLLSYIGISDAKGMDNWQEINDILLEKSSEEKEDLEEEVEENGE; from the coding sequence ATGAATAATCAAGAAAACCAAAACAAACTAGAAGCTCTACTCTTTTTCAAAGGGACATCAGTTTCTAAAAAAGAGGCTGGTAAAATACTAGGACTAGATGCTAGCTCACTACAAGAAGCTATAAATTCACTAAAAGAATCTTATCAGGGCAAGGGCAGCCTACTGCTTGTAGAAAACGACGAATATATAGAGATAAGACTTGAAAAAGAAATTTTCGATATGTTTACCGAAAAAGAAAGGGAAGAACTCAAAAAAGACCTGACAAAAAGCGCACTGGAAACTCTATCTATAATCATCTACAAAAATGGGGCAACTAGAAGCGAGATAGATTATATAAGAGGAGTAAATTCTACTTTTATTCTGAGATCTCTTATGATAAGAGGGTTGGTAGAAAAAAGAACCGCAGAAGAAGATTCTAGAAAAGTTATATATTATCCATCTATTGATCTACTTTCTTATATAGGAATAAGCGACGCCAAAGGCATGGATAACTGGCAAGAAATCAACGATATACTACTAGAAAAATCTAGCGAAGAAAAAGAAGATTTAGAAGAAGAGGTAGAAGAAAATGGAGAATAA
- the gatB gene encoding Asp-tRNA(Asn)/Glu-tRNA(Gln) amidotransferase subunit GatB: MEKFYYTIGLEVHAELSTKTKMFCSCKNDPDEQKPNRNICPVCSAQPGTLPVPNEEAIKNVIKVGLAIGGNIADFTEFDRKNYFYPDIPKGYQISQYKYPIVSGGHLSGFDITRIHLEEDTGTSKHGDEKTLVDLNRAGVPLMELVTEPHTFDDKDEAIRVAGKFARDLQLLLWYLGVSEANMEKGEMRVEANISITSSKKLELEGLNQSEGLIGRTDLDKFQSVLGTKVEVKNLNSFKSMERAVLYEFDRMEELHTMLRDGEIRQETRGWDENKGKTFSQRSKENASDYRYFPEPDIPKFKLHTLFDIKEIEKNLPELPEEKRNRYRNEFGIKDEDIESYINNLSLGEFFEKVIADFDSDKELIKTASNFITSDLVGTLAKDPEAKIPNDKSFSSLIKMFKDGSLSSRSTKDILIEMTKSDLDPATFAEEKGLIQKNDPEALKAIVEKVISENQDVVETYKGGKENALMSLVGKVMKETAGSANPALVQELLKELI; the protein is encoded by the coding sequence ATGGAGAAATTTTATTACACAATTGGACTAGAGGTCCACGCGGAACTTTCTACTAAAACAAAGATGTTTTGTTCTTGTAAGAATGACCCAGATGAACAAAAACCCAACAGAAACATATGTCCTGTGTGTAGCGCTCAACCAGGAACTCTGCCTGTTCCAAATGAAGAGGCGATAAAAAATGTTATAAAGGTTGGTCTTGCAATAGGAGGAAATATTGCAGACTTTACTGAATTTGATAGAAAAAACTATTTTTATCCAGACATACCAAAAGGTTATCAGATAAGCCAGTACAAATACCCTATAGTTTCAGGAGGACACCTGTCTGGTTTCGACATAACAAGAATACACCTAGAAGAAGATACAGGTACGTCAAAACATGGTGACGAAAAAACTCTAGTTGATCTAAACAGGGCTGGCGTGCCGCTTATGGAGCTAGTTACAGAACCTCATACCTTCGATGATAAAGACGAGGCGATAAGAGTAGCAGGAAAGTTTGCAAGAGATCTACAACTACTACTGTGGTATTTGGGTGTATCTGAAGCAAACATGGAAAAAGGCGAGATGAGAGTTGAAGCAAACATATCTATAACTAGCTCAAAGAAACTCGAACTTGAAGGCCTAAATCAATCCGAAGGATTGATCGGCCGAACAGATTTGGATAAATTCCAATCTGTTCTAGGTACAAAAGTAGAGGTCAAAAATCTAAACTCATTCAAGAGCATGGAAAGAGCAGTTTTGTACGAATTCGACAGAATGGAAGAGCTACATACAATGCTAAGAGATGGAGAAATAAGGCAGGAAACTCGTGGCTGGGACGAAAACAAAGGAAAAACCTTCTCTCAAAGAAGCAAAGAAAATGCGTCTGATTACAGATATTTCCCAGAACCAGATATTCCCAAATTCAAACTTCATACTCTTTTCGATATAAAAGAAATAGAAAAAAATCTTCCAGAATTACCAGAAGAAAAGAGAAATAGATATAGAAACGAGTTTGGTATAAAAGACGAAGATATAGAAAGTTATATAAATAATCTAAGTCTCGGAGAGTTCTTCGAGAAAGTTATAGCTGATTTTGATTCTGACAAAGAGCTCATAAAAACAGCTTCAAACTTTATAACTTCTGATCTTGTCGGTACTTTGGCAAAAGATCCTGAAGCAAAAATACCAAACGATAAAAGTTTCTCCTCTCTTATAAAGATGTTCAAAGATGGCTCTCTTTCTTCTAGAAGTACAAAAGACATACTTATAGAAATGACAAAAAGTGACCTAGACCCAGCTACTTTTGCAGAAGAAAAAGGTCTTATACAGAAAAATGATCCAGAAGCACTCAAGGCTATTGTAGAAAAAGTAATTTCTGAAAACCAAGATGTTGTAGAAACATATAAGGGTGGAAAGGAAAATGCTCTTATGTCACTTGTAGGAAAAGTTATGAAGGAAACTGCTGGTAGTGCAAATCCAGCACTTGTACAAGAATTATTGAAAGAATTAATTTAA
- the aspS gene encoding aspartate--tRNA ligase, producing MAVYMKERTYIKDLQNKVGEEVSISGWVDVRRDQGKMIFLEIRDFSGIVQGVILPGSDAMEAGQSLRDEWVVRIGAKVNERPERNKQPEKENGTIELEILNIEVLNKAHTPNFDIHTDGLEIGEEVRLKYKYLDLRRKRLQKNIRNRSKITTLVRNFLSQQNFVEIETPILTKSTPEGARDYVVPSRLYPGNFYALPQSPQQYKQLLMAGGMERYFQFAKCMRDEDTRGDRQPEFTQLDMEMSFVEMEDVMNLNEELLIKIVKEIYPEKRIQQIPFPRMSYKDAMEKYGSDRPDIREDKNDPNLLAFLWVVDFPFFESTAKSDNANMKGSWTFTHNPFSRPIPEDMDKLMNEKDIGEIITSQYDIILNGYEIGGGSIRNHEKEALEKVFDIMGYNKEEVESDFSHMLDALDGGCPPHGGIAWGFDRLVMILENEPNIREVIAFPKNGEGKDLMMQSPSKVSDKQLDELGISLKKDKK from the coding sequence ATGGCAGTCTATATGAAAGAGAGAACATACATAAAAGACTTACAAAATAAGGTCGGAGAAGAGGTCAGTATTTCTGGCTGGGTAGACGTAAGACGCGATCAAGGAAAGATGATTTTCTTGGAAATAAGAGACTTCTCAGGTATCGTCCAGGGTGTGATACTGCCAGGATCAGACGCGATGGAAGCTGGCCAATCACTTAGAGACGAGTGGGTAGTTAGAATCGGTGCAAAAGTAAACGAAAGACCGGAGAGAAACAAACAACCAGAGAAAGAAAACGGAACAATAGAACTAGAAATACTAAACATCGAAGTTCTAAACAAAGCTCACACTCCAAACTTTGATATACATACAGATGGACTAGAAATAGGTGAAGAAGTGAGACTAAAATACAAATATCTAGACCTAAGAAGAAAAAGGCTGCAAAAAAACATAAGAAACAGAAGCAAGATCACAACTCTTGTACGGAATTTCTTGTCTCAACAAAACTTTGTCGAGATAGAAACACCGATTCTAACAAAGTCTACTCCAGAAGGTGCAAGAGACTATGTTGTACCGTCTAGACTTTATCCTGGAAACTTTTACGCTTTACCTCAATCACCACAGCAATACAAACAACTTCTCATGGCTGGAGGAATGGAAAGATATTTCCAATTTGCAAAATGTATGAGAGACGAAGATACAAGAGGTGACAGACAACCAGAGTTTACTCAACTCGATATGGAAATGAGTTTTGTCGAAATGGAAGACGTTATGAATCTAAACGAAGAACTTCTCATAAAAATCGTCAAAGAAATATATCCAGAAAAAAGAATACAACAAATACCTTTCCCTAGAATGTCTTACAAAGACGCTATGGAAAAATATGGTAGCGATAGACCAGACATAAGAGAAGACAAAAACGATCCAAACCTTTTGGCATTTTTGTGGGTTGTAGATTTCCCATTTTTCGAATCAACAGCCAAGTCTGACAACGCAAACATGAAAGGATCTTGGACATTTACACACAACCCATTTTCTAGACCGATACCGGAAGACATGGATAAACTAATGAACGAAAAAGATATAGGAGAAATAATAACTTCACAATACGACATAATCCTAAACGGGTACGAAATAGGCGGAGGAAGTATAAGAAACCACGAAAAAGAAGCCCTAGAAAAAGTATTTGATATCATGGGTTACAACAAGGAAGAAGTAGAAAGTGATTTCTCTCACATGCTAGATGCACTAGATGGAGGATGTCCTCCACATGGAGGAATTGCGTGGGGATTCGATAGACTTGTAATGATCCTAGAAAACGAACCAAACATAAGAGAAGTTATAGCATTCCCAAAAAACGGAGAAGGAAAAGATCTCATGATGCAGTCTCCTTCAAAAGTTTCTGACAAACAACTAGACGAACTTGGAATATCGCTAAAGAAAGACAAGAAATAA
- a CDS encoding segregation/condensation protein A: MEDNNKNQFVVKTQVFEGPLELLLELIQKRKLFINEISIKEVAEDYIKFLEQNKDKIGEVTSFIRVAATLILIKAKSLLPNLSISTEEESDIKDLEKRLLFFKTITDALPILLNHTKEVSLHPLKERKAEVSFFSPGDNLGREVLEESVREVLSKMPEKEILSRVEVSVAIKIEDVIESISDRIQESFKTSFKEFCSNETNGMNEKEAKVFTIVSFLALLEMVRSGLLDVNQDDKYSDMTIEKLEEQKEEVYE, encoded by the coding sequence GTGGAGGACAATAACAAGAACCAATTTGTAGTAAAAACTCAAGTTTTCGAGGGACCACTCGAGCTACTTTTGGAGCTTATACAGAAAAGAAAATTGTTCATAAACGAAATCTCTATCAAAGAAGTTGCCGAAGACTATATAAAGTTTTTGGAACAAAACAAAGACAAAATAGGCGAAGTCACGAGCTTTATACGTGTTGCAGCAACCCTGATACTAATCAAGGCAAAAAGCTTACTTCCAAACCTTTCTATTTCAACAGAAGAAGAAAGTGACATAAAAGACCTAGAAAAAAGACTTTTGTTTTTCAAAACCATAACTGATGCACTACCAATACTTTTGAATCACACAAAAGAAGTTAGCCTACATCCACTCAAAGAAAGAAAGGCTGAAGTTAGCTTCTTTTCTCCTGGAGACAATCTAGGACGAGAGGTGCTAGAAGAATCTGTGCGAGAAGTTCTGTCCAAGATGCCAGAAAAAGAAATTCTTTCTAGAGTAGAAGTTTCTGTTGCTATAAAAATAGAAGACGTTATAGAAAGCATCTCTGACAGAATACAAGAATCATTCAAAACATCTTTCAAAGAGTTTTGTTCAAACGAAACAAATGGCATGAACGAAAAAGAAGCAAAAGTATTCACTATTGTTTCTTTTCTAGCTCTTCTAGAGATGGTAAGATCAGGATTGTTAGATGTAAACCAGGATGACAAATATTCTGACATGACTATAGAAAAGTTGGAAGAACAAAAAGAAGAAGTATATGAATAA
- a CDS encoding transketolase family protein — protein sequence MLNPKLKLNPKVLGDDCEQEPIRKGFGRGLLSSGEKDSSIVALCADLTESTQMHLFKERFPERFVEIGVAEQNLVAVSSGMSAMGKYPFCSSYAMFSPGRNWEQIRTTICYNDRGVCIVGSHAGISVGPDGGTHQALEDISLMRVLPNMIVVSPCDSIEAEKATEEIAKLKRPVYLRLAREKTGIITTKETPFKIGKGEIFFASDGLPNVGIIATGSLVRNAILAAKALEKKGIKSKVLNISTIKPLDEEAVLTLAKETRAIVTIEEHQIAGGLGSAVSELLGERLPTRIKRLGINDEFGQSGKPEELLKFYGLDEEGIKNSILDFVGNR from the coding sequence ATGTTGAATCCAAAACTAAAACTAAATCCAAAAGTATTAGGAGATGATTGCGAGCAGGAACCAATTCGCAAAGGTTTTGGTCGTGGACTACTTAGTTCTGGAGAAAAAGATTCTAGCATAGTTGCTCTTTGTGCCGACCTCACAGAGTCTACACAGATGCATCTTTTCAAAGAACGTTTCCCAGAAAGATTTGTAGAAATTGGAGTAGCAGAACAAAATCTCGTAGCCGTATCGTCTGGTATGTCTGCTATGGGTAAATATCCGTTTTGTAGTAGCTACGCGATGTTCAGTCCAGGAAGAAACTGGGAGCAGATCAGAACTACTATTTGCTACAACGACAGGGGGGTTTGCATCGTAGGAAGTCACGCTGGGATTTCTGTAGGACCAGACGGAGGTACGCACCAAGCACTAGAAGACATATCTCTTATGAGAGTACTTCCAAACATGATAGTTGTATCGCCATGCGACTCTATCGAAGCAGAAAAAGCTACCGAAGAAATAGCAAAACTAAAAAGACCAGTGTACCTCCGACTTGCCCGAGAAAAAACAGGAATAATTACAACCAAAGAAACTCCTTTCAAAATAGGGAAGGGAGAGATATTTTTTGCATCTGATGGCCTACCAAACGTCGGTATAATCGCAACAGGATCACTTGTAAGAAATGCAATTCTTGCAGCCAAGGCTCTAGAAAAAAAAGGCATAAAATCAAAAGTACTAAACATATCTACTATAAAACCACTAGACGAAGAAGCAGTACTTACTCTGGCAAAAGAAACACGTGCAATAGTTACGATAGAAGAGCACCAGATAGCAGGTGGACTTGGTAGTGCTGTTTCCGAACTACTAGGAGAAAGGCTTCCGACTCGTATAAAAAGACTCGGTATAAACGACGAATTTGGTCAAAGTGGAAAGCCAGAAGAACTATTGAAATTCTACGGATTAGACGAAGAAGGTATAAAAAACTCAATACTAGACTTTGTAGGAAATAGATAG
- the trpS gene encoding tryptophan--tRNA ligase, translated as MKKRLLSGVKPTGRPHIGNYFGAMRQFVEYQEKYESLFMIADYHALNFIQDKEEMNSNIIDLAMDYLAIGLDPEKSVIFQQSSVSEHTEAAWIFDTMTTMPYLMRAHAFKDAEAKNKEISVGTFNYPMLMASDILLYDSEIVPVGQDQKQHIEITRDTGEKFNRIFGETFKLPEPMIVESVQTVPGTDGQKMSKSYKNTIPLFAETEEIKKAVMGIVTDSGEGVPENVYAIHKLFRDEDYLKNLYEEKKGKYKDLKEALFEDIENFVAPMRERRKYFENNKEEVLEILKKGGEKAKQIASQKMEEVRKRVGVKLD; from the coding sequence ATGAAAAAGAGACTTTTATCTGGGGTAAAACCAACAGGAAGACCTCATATCGGAAACTATTTTGGGGCAATGAGACAATTTGTCGAATATCAAGAAAAATACGAAAGTCTTTTTATGATTGCTGACTATCACGCTCTAAACTTCATACAAGACAAAGAAGAGATGAATTCCAACATAATAGATCTGGCGATGGATTATCTTGCAATAGGACTTGATCCAGAAAAGTCTGTCATATTCCAACAATCAAGCGTTTCAGAGCACACAGAGGCTGCGTGGATATTTGATACCATGACAACTATGCCTTATCTCATGAGAGCACACGCTTTCAAAGACGCTGAAGCAAAAAACAAAGAGATATCTGTAGGAACATTTAACTACCCGATGCTTATGGCTTCTGATATTTTGCTTTACGACTCAGAAATAGTTCCAGTTGGACAAGACCAAAAACAACACATAGAAATTACAAGAGACACTGGAGAAAAATTCAATAGAATATTTGGAGAAACATTTAAACTACCAGAACCTATGATTGTAGAAAGTGTCCAAACTGTTCCAGGGACAGATGGTCAGAAAATGAGCAAAAGCTACAAAAACACTATTCCGCTTTTTGCCGAAACAGAAGAAATCAAGAAAGCTGTTATGGGGATAGTTACAGACTCGGGAGAAGGGGTTCCAGAAAATGTTTACGCTATACACAAACTGTTTAGAGACGAAGATTATCTCAAAAATCTATACGAAGAAAAGAAAGGGAAGTATAAAGACCTAAAAGAAGCACTTTTTGAAGATATAGAAAACTTCGTTGCACCGATGAGAGAAAGAAGGAAATATTTTGAGAATAACAAAGAAGAAGTTCTAGAAATACTAAAAAAAGGTGGCGAAAAAGCAAAACAAATAGCTTCTCAAAAAATGGAAGAGGTTAGAAAGAGAGTAGGAGTAAAACTAGACTAA
- a CDS encoding D-alanyl-D-alanine carboxypeptidase, whose product MENNNPKNIKIFLVCILIIFVLGVSTVVANVTKSNLTGTPLTIINKEDPVEVKYCKEEAELNLLAESFVIYNKSDDCIVYSKNEEEKRPVASLQKLMTAIVADEIIPDGAPIQITYEDLAMPDDHGLVAGDLWKKEDLISLLLVTSSNDIAHALRRTSEEYHLGEDESFVAIMNQRAAEIGMEHTVFFNETGLDESSVFPGAYSTALDMVKLAKYSLIKISDYIYKTSQPTISVGPIGKPNLVFKNTNYITEKYPSLLFSKTGLTNLAGGNLIIAFETGPLEEYIAVILGSTKEGRFIDSLDIINFLLYKV is encoded by the coding sequence ATGGAGAATAATAACCCAAAAAACATCAAGATATTTTTGGTGTGTATATTGATCATATTTGTGTTGGGTGTTTCGACCGTGGTTGCAAATGTCACAAAAAGTAATCTTACCGGTACACCACTAACAATCATAAACAAAGAAGACCCTGTAGAGGTAAAATATTGCAAAGAAGAAGCTGAACTAAATCTTCTGGCAGAAAGTTTTGTTATATACAACAAAAGTGACGACTGTATCGTTTATTCAAAAAATGAGGAAGAAAAAAGACCAGTTGCTTCTCTACAGAAACTTATGACCGCGATAGTCGCAGACGAAATAATTCCAGACGGAGCTCCTATTCAGATAACATACGAAGACCTAGCCATGCCGGATGATCACGGACTTGTCGCTGGAGACTTGTGGAAGAAGGAAGACTTGATATCGCTACTTCTTGTGACTTCTTCTAACGATATAGCTCACGCACTCCGTAGGACATCGGAAGAATATCATTTGGGAGAAGATGAGTCTTTTGTAGCTATCATGAATCAGAGAGCAGCAGAGATAGGCATGGAGCATACGGTATTTTTCAACGAAACTGGACTAGATGAGAGTTCGGTTTTTCCAGGAGCATATTCTACAGCTCTAGATATGGTAAAACTCGCAAAATATTCTCTCATTAAAATAAGCGACTATATATACAAAACAAGCCAGCCGACAATATCAGTTGGGCCAATAGGGAAGCCTAACCTTGTTTTCAAAAATACAAACTACATAACAGAAAAATATCCGTCGCTACTTTTCTCAAAAACCGGACTTACAAACCTTGCTGGTGGCAACTTGATAATAGCCTTTGAGACAGGTCCACTAGAAGAATACATAGCAGTCATACTAGGATCGACAAAAGAGGGTAGGTTTATAGACTCTTTGGACATCATAAATTTCTTACTTTATAAGGTATAA